One part of the Microbacterium saperdae genome encodes these proteins:
- a CDS encoding helix-turn-helix domain-containing protein — MPEVPDVRFLTVAEVADIMRVSKMTVYRLVHAGELPAIRFGRSYRVPESAVADALQRPIADVG, encoded by the coding sequence ATGCCCGAAGTACCTGACGTCCGGTTCCTGACGGTGGCCGAGGTCGCCGACATCATGCGCGTGTCGAAGATGACCGTCTATCGACTCGTCCATGCCGGCGAACTGCCCGCCATCCGTTTCGGCCGCAGCTATCGCGTGCCGGAGTCGGCCGTCGCGGACGCTCTGCAGCGTCCGATCGCCGACGTCGGCTGA
- a CDS encoding ABC transporter permease: MNTVLATPQRTASVPGAAAARPRLRGITAELVFIGRSLRHSLRDGESLLMAIMLPVMLMLMFTWVFGGAIDPSGAYVDYVVPGIILTCAGFGASSTAVYVANDMRTGIIDRFRTMPLRASAVLTGHVVSSVLRNLFATAIVIGVGVLVGFRPQADILEWIALAGLIALYILAITYLFAAIGLAAGSPEGANGYGFILLFLPYLSSAFVPVASMPEWLQPVAAHQPITPIVETIRGLLTDAPLHTEPWWAIGWCLAILLVAVVWGSWLFRRKAARR, from the coding sequence ATGAACACCGTCCTCGCCACACCTCAGCGCACGGCATCCGTCCCCGGGGCAGCGGCAGCGCGGCCCCGCCTGCGCGGAATCACCGCGGAACTCGTGTTCATCGGCCGCAGCCTGCGGCACTCCCTGCGCGACGGGGAGTCGCTGCTGATGGCCATCATGCTTCCCGTGATGCTCATGCTCATGTTCACCTGGGTGTTCGGCGGGGCGATCGATCCCTCCGGTGCCTATGTGGACTACGTCGTACCCGGCATCATCCTCACGTGTGCCGGCTTCGGCGCCTCGTCCACGGCCGTGTATGTCGCGAACGACATGCGCACCGGGATCATCGACCGGTTCCGCACCATGCCGCTCCGCGCCAGCGCGGTGCTCACCGGGCACGTGGTGTCGAGCGTGCTGCGCAACCTCTTCGCCACCGCGATCGTGATCGGCGTCGGCGTGCTCGTGGGATTCCGTCCGCAGGCCGACATCCTCGAGTGGATCGCCCTGGCCGGGCTGATCGCGCTCTACATCCTCGCGATCACCTATCTGTTCGCTGCGATCGGTCTCGCCGCGGGGAGTCCGGAGGGGGCGAACGGGTACGGGTTCATCCTGCTGTTCCTGCCCTACCTGTCGAGCGCCTTCGTGCCGGTCGCGAGCATGCCGGAATGGCTGCAGCCCGTCGCCGCGCACCAGCCGATCACGCCGATCGTGGAGACGATCCGCGGTCTGCTCACGGACGCGCCCTTGCACACGGAGCCGTGGTGGGCGATCGGATGGTGCCTCGCGATCCTGCTCGTGGCCGTCGTCTGGGGCTCATGGCTGTTCCGCCGGAAGGCCGCCAGGCGCTGA
- a CDS encoding 30S ribosomal protein bS22 — translation MGSVIKKRRKRMAKKKHRKLLRKTRHQRRNKK, via the coding sequence GTGGGTTCTGTCATCAAGAAGCGCCGCAAGCGCATGGCGAAGAAGAAGCACCGCAAGCTGCTTCGTAAGACTCGCCACCAGCGTCGCAACAAGAAGTAA
- a CDS encoding cyclase family protein has product MTTEYRAHFDFTIAFANGGGLSGEGFRLDLPRQDVTAEEIGTLLVAHLGLALVSDVALRDLRIVEEKHRGSRGVPAPAKGAEERVIDLSHPIEAGMVTYPGLPVPTIVPHLTREDSRGKYAPGTEFAMDVITMIGNTGTYLDAPFHRYADGSDLAGLDLGTLVGLRAEVFHLQDGWDADRRGIEAVTLADRELQGAAVLLDTGWSSRFGTPEYAHGAPFLTEGGARFLVDAGVQLVGIDSLNIDDTEGGGARPAHTLLLAAGIHVVEHLTNLADVPARGARFTAAPPAVRGFGTFPVRSFATVGSH; this is encoded by the coding sequence ATGACCACCGAGTACCGCGCGCACTTCGACTTCACGATCGCCTTCGCCAACGGTGGTGGCCTCAGCGGCGAGGGCTTCCGCCTCGATCTGCCTCGGCAGGATGTGACGGCGGAAGAGATCGGCACTCTGCTCGTCGCCCACCTCGGTCTGGCGCTCGTCAGCGACGTCGCGCTGCGGGACCTCCGGATCGTGGAGGAGAAGCATCGAGGGAGTCGAGGGGTGCCCGCGCCCGCTAAGGGGGCCGAGGAGCGCGTGATCGACCTCAGCCACCCGATCGAGGCCGGGATGGTGACATATCCCGGTCTGCCCGTTCCGACGATCGTGCCGCATCTGACCAGAGAGGACTCGCGCGGAAAGTACGCACCCGGCACCGAGTTCGCCATGGACGTCATCACGATGATCGGCAACACGGGCACATATCTCGACGCGCCGTTCCACCGTTACGCGGACGGAAGCGACCTGGCCGGGCTCGACCTCGGCACTCTGGTCGGGCTGCGCGCGGAGGTGTTCCACCTGCAGGACGGATGGGACGCGGATCGACGGGGGATCGAGGCCGTGACGCTGGCGGATCGCGAACTGCAGGGTGCGGCCGTGTTGCTCGACACCGGATGGAGCAGTCGTTTCGGGACCCCGGAGTATGCGCACGGGGCGCCGTTCCTGACTGAAGGGGGCGCACGGTTCCTGGTCGACGCGGGTGTGCAGCTCGTCGGCATCGACTCCTTGAACATCGACGACACGGAGGGCGGTGGTGCCCGTCCGGCGCACACGCTCCTGCTCGCCGCCGGCATCCACGTGGTGGAGCACCTCACGAACCTGGCCGACGTGCCCGCGCGCGGCGCTCGATTCACGGCGGCTCCTCCGGCGGTGCGCGGCTTCGGGACATTCCCGGTGCGGTCCTTCGCGACGGTCGGTTCCCACTGA
- a CDS encoding ATP-binding cassette domain-containing protein — protein sequence MTTAIEVHGLRKAFREKVVVDDLDFSVSRGEVFALLGPNGAGKTTTINILTTLTSADSGSALVAGWDVRSQSTEVQRRISLTGQSAAVDDALSATENVIMFARLAGLGRGAARRRSVELIEQFDLVDAASQRVRTFSGGMRRRLDLALSFVVTPEVLFLDEPTTGLDTRSRRALWETIRQVAGGGTTVFLTTQYLEEADQLADRIAVLHDGRIAALGTPAALKSRVGGDTVELHDVRGTLRRAIPTDGSIADLRRALDVLDAEGAEGTVSLRRPSLDDVFLAVTSPTHSSLPMKEHA from the coding sequence ATGACGACAGCCATCGAGGTACACGGCCTGCGCAAGGCGTTCCGGGAGAAGGTGGTCGTCGACGATCTCGACTTCTCCGTCTCGCGCGGCGAGGTCTTCGCGCTGCTCGGCCCGAACGGCGCGGGCAAGACCACGACCATCAACATCCTCACGACCCTGACCTCCGCCGACAGCGGCAGCGCCTTGGTCGCCGGCTGGGACGTGCGCTCGCAGAGCACCGAGGTACAGCGCCGGATCAGTCTCACCGGCCAATCCGCCGCAGTCGATGATGCGCTCTCCGCGACCGAGAACGTGATCATGTTCGCTCGTCTCGCAGGCCTCGGTCGCGGCGCGGCACGGCGGCGCTCCGTCGAGCTGATCGAGCAGTTCGATCTCGTCGATGCGGCATCTCAGCGCGTACGCACCTTCTCGGGTGGGATGAGACGACGACTCGATCTGGCCCTCAGCTTCGTGGTCACCCCGGAGGTGCTGTTCCTCGACGAGCCCACGACCGGACTCGACACGCGAAGCCGCCGCGCCCTGTGGGAGACCATCCGCCAGGTCGCGGGCGGCGGCACGACCGTGTTCCTTACCACGCAGTACCTCGAGGAGGCCGATCAGCTCGCCGATCGGATCGCCGTGCTCCACGACGGCCGGATCGCGGCCCTCGGAACGCCCGCAGCACTCAAGTCCCGCGTCGGCGGCGACACCGTGGAACTGCATGACGTCCGTGGCACGCTGCGTCGCGCGATCCCCACCGACGGGTCGATCGCCGATCTGCGGCGAGCGCTCGACGTCCTCGACGCAGAGGGAGCGGAAGGCACCGTCTCGTTGCGTCGGCCCAGCCTGGACGACGTGTTCCTCGCCGTCACCTCCCCCACCCACTCCTCGCTTCCCATGAAGGAGCACGCATGA
- a CDS encoding ArsR/SmtB family transcription factor — protein sequence MTDIFDVIADGTRRDILQLLLRRTAEGDAGTSVSHIVADLGISQPTVSKHLKVLRDAEMVTVREDGQRRFYSLAVEPLEVVDDWLVPFLVDAYGDDAPDIEYPVAPLPDSAAHAAEVVGRAAASAKHVVATALKRLGA from the coding sequence ATGACGGACATCTTCGACGTGATCGCAGACGGTACGAGGCGCGACATCCTCCAGCTCCTGCTGCGACGCACTGCCGAAGGTGACGCCGGCACCAGCGTGAGCCACATCGTCGCGGATCTCGGTATCAGCCAGCCCACGGTCTCGAAGCATCTGAAGGTGCTGCGCGACGCCGAGATGGTCACGGTCCGCGAAGACGGCCAGCGTCGTTTCTACAGCCTTGCCGTCGAGCCGCTCGAAGTCGTGGACGACTGGCTGGTCCCCTTCCTCGTCGACGCGTACGGAGACGACGCGCCGGATATCGAGTACCCGGTCGCGCCGCTGCCGGACAGCGCTGCACACGCCGCCGAGGTCGTCGGCCGGGCAGCCGCGTCTGCGAAGCATGTGGTCGCCACGGCGCTCAAGCGTCTCGGAGCCTGA
- a CDS encoding Dabb family protein: protein MTVRHVVIWKLAAEDAAERRSQAEEVARRLNALEGVVPQLLSISAGANSAYPETNADVTLVADFESIAALEEYQVHPAHEEAAAYIRTVVASRVAVDFDL, encoded by the coding sequence ATGACCGTTCGCCATGTCGTGATCTGGAAGCTCGCCGCGGAAGACGCCGCTGAGCGTCGGTCGCAGGCCGAGGAAGTCGCCCGGCGACTGAACGCGCTCGAGGGCGTGGTGCCGCAGCTGCTCTCGATCTCCGCGGGTGCGAACAGCGCCTACCCGGAGACGAACGCCGACGTCACGCTCGTCGCGGACTTCGAGAGCATCGCCGCGCTCGAGGAGTACCAGGTGCACCCGGCCCATGAAGAGGCCGCCGCATACATCCGTACGGTCGTCGCCTCACGGGTCGCCGTCGACTTCGACCTCTGA
- a CDS encoding TetR/AcrR family transcriptional regulator — translation MTDDELPELPRGIALAWGVAANPQRGPKREMSVERIVDAAVELADAEGIGAVSMAAVAAKLGFTPMSLYRYVSAKDDLLLLMQEQGTGLPPESHRALDGWRARLLALYQEQVLLYLRHPWMLSLPITGSPITPNSSAWLDASLATLDDTPLNAEERLAVALAITGHARWCGIVQAGYSEQARGTGLSPDEVAAREAALFDRVISADEFPALRRAIEDSVFRSASDPFRFAVERTLDGVAAYIAALERDATHSLSDDWITIDPAELAGDRRLKEAQKSVREAEKALRAARKLERQALREAGERLAKVKKSG, via the coding sequence ATGACCGACGACGAGCTGCCGGAGCTGCCACGAGGGATCGCGCTCGCGTGGGGGGTCGCCGCGAACCCGCAACGCGGACCCAAGCGTGAGATGAGCGTCGAGCGGATCGTCGATGCCGCCGTGGAGTTGGCGGATGCGGAGGGCATCGGCGCTGTCTCGATGGCCGCGGTGGCGGCGAAGCTCGGCTTCACCCCGATGTCGTTGTACCGCTACGTCAGCGCGAAGGACGACCTCCTGCTGCTGATGCAGGAGCAGGGCACAGGCCTGCCGCCGGAGAGTCACCGTGCGCTCGACGGCTGGCGCGCACGCCTGCTGGCGTTGTATCAGGAGCAGGTCCTCCTCTATCTGCGCCACCCCTGGATGCTCTCTCTGCCGATCACCGGGTCTCCGATCACTCCGAACAGCTCCGCCTGGTTGGACGCCTCGCTCGCGACGCTGGACGACACCCCGCTGAACGCGGAGGAGCGGCTCGCGGTGGCGCTGGCGATCACCGGCCATGCGCGCTGGTGCGGGATCGTGCAGGCGGGGTATTCCGAGCAGGCGCGGGGCACGGGACTCTCGCCCGACGAGGTGGCCGCCAGGGAGGCCGCGCTCTTCGATCGGGTGATCAGTGCGGACGAGTTCCCCGCGCTGCGCCGCGCGATCGAGGACAGCGTCTTCCGTTCGGCATCCGATCCGTTCCGGTTCGCCGTCGAACGCACGCTCGACGGGGTCGCGGCCTACATCGCCGCGCTGGAACGAGACGCGACGCACAGCCTGTCCGACGACTGGATCACGATCGACCCGGCTGAGCTCGCCGGGGATCGACGGCTCAAAGAGGCGCAGAAGTCGGTGCGTGAGGCCGAGAAGGCCCTCCGCGCGGCACGGAAGCTGGAGCGGCAGGCCCTCCGCGAAGCCGGTGAGCGTCTCGCGAAGGTGAAGAAGTCCGGCTGA
- a CDS encoding glutaredoxin family protein, translating to MTTLTLIGKPDCHLCDVASEVIDAVVAELPDAAAESIEIVEASIQDDPALYELWWEKIPVVLIDGELHAHWRVSPDRLRHALEEAVRGGVLTPQEEPR from the coding sequence GTGACGACGCTCACGCTCATCGGCAAGCCCGACTGCCATCTCTGCGATGTCGCATCCGAGGTGATCGACGCCGTCGTCGCCGAACTTCCCGACGCCGCCGCCGAGAGCATCGAGATCGTCGAGGCCTCGATCCAGGACGATCCCGCCCTCTACGAGCTGTGGTGGGAGAAGATCCCGGTCGTCCTGATCGACGGAGAACTGCACGCGCACTGGCGGGTCTCGCCCGATCGGCTGCGTCATGCCCTGGAAGAAGCCGTCCGAGGCGGCGTGCTGACCCCGCAGGAGGAGCCGAGATGA
- a CDS encoding rhodanese-like domain-containing protein has product MKSITVTELAERSGTPLIDVRETDEFAAGHVPGAVNIPMSVIGNRLDELPDEAFDVICQAGGRSARVVEALESRGYDATNVEGGTGEWIAQGRAVEVPSA; this is encoded by the coding sequence ATGAAGTCGATCACCGTCACCGAACTCGCCGAGCGCTCCGGCACGCCGCTCATCGACGTGCGCGAGACCGACGAGTTCGCCGCAGGCCACGTGCCCGGCGCCGTCAACATCCCCATGTCCGTGATCGGCAACCGTCTGGACGAGCTTCCCGATGAGGCCTTCGACGTGATCTGCCAGGCGGGCGGGCGCTCGGCGCGCGTCGTCGAGGCTCTCGAATCCCGCGGCTACGACGCCACGAACGTCGAGGGCGGAACGGGTGAGTGGATCGCTCAGGGCCGCGCGGTGGAGGTGCCGTCGGCGTGA